One window of the Runella slithyformis DSM 19594 genome contains the following:
- a CDS encoding acyl-CoA carboxylase subunit beta, producing the protein MTNQPANRNQILDTKNEEALLGGGAKRIAQQHKKGKLHARERVELLLDAGSFEEIGKFVMHRCKDFGLEKEYYLGDGVITGYGTIDGRLVYVFAQDFTVFGGSLSETHAEKICKIMDLAMKNGAPVIGLNDSGGARIQEGVMSLAGYADIFYRNTLASGVIPQISAIMGPCAGGAVYSPAITDFIMMVENTSYMFVTGPNVVKTVTHEDVTSEELGGAMTHATKSGVTHFVSANEVECITDIRRLLSYIPQNCEEDVPMLPYAGGDEKRVKLNSVIPDNPNQPYDMREVIDEIVDGGSFWEVHKYFAENIVVGFARLGGRSIGIVANQPAVLAGVLDIDSSTKGARFVRFCDSFNIPLLVLEDVPGFLPGTDQEWNAIITNGAKLLYAFCEATVPRVTVITRKAYGGAYDVMNSKHIGADMNYAWPSAEIAVMGAGGAAEIIFKKEIAEAADPAAKLQEKIQEYTTKFAHPYRAAHRGYVDEVIYPEQTREKLLRAFKMLENKVAILPKKKHGNIPL; encoded by the coding sequence ATGACGAATCAACCTGCGAACCGGAACCAAATCCTGGATACAAAAAACGAGGAGGCATTGCTCGGTGGCGGTGCCAAACGAATTGCTCAACAACACAAAAAAGGAAAGTTACACGCCCGCGAACGGGTAGAATTGCTGCTCGATGCAGGTTCGTTTGAAGAGATCGGCAAGTTTGTGATGCACCGCTGCAAAGATTTTGGACTGGAAAAAGAGTACTATTTAGGCGATGGCGTCATCACAGGCTACGGCACCATTGACGGTCGGTTAGTGTACGTATTTGCGCAGGATTTTACGGTTTTTGGTGGCTCGCTGTCCGAAACCCACGCCGAAAAGATCTGTAAGATTATGGATCTGGCCATGAAAAACGGCGCTCCGGTGATTGGTTTAAACGATTCCGGCGGAGCCCGTATTCAGGAAGGAGTAATGTCGTTGGCGGGTTATGCCGATATCTTTTACCGCAATACGCTGGCGTCGGGCGTCATTCCGCAGATTTCTGCCATTATGGGCCCCTGTGCGGGCGGAGCGGTGTATTCGCCGGCCATTACGGATTTTATCATGATGGTTGAAAATACGTCGTATATGTTCGTGACCGGGCCTAATGTGGTCAAAACCGTAACCCACGAAGACGTAACCTCGGAAGAACTTGGCGGAGCCATGACCCATGCCACCAAATCGGGCGTGACCCACTTTGTGAGCGCCAACGAGGTAGAATGCATTACGGATATTCGCCGACTGCTGAGTTATATTCCTCAAAACTGTGAAGAAGATGTGCCCATGCTACCCTATGCCGGCGGGGACGAAAAGAGAGTGAAATTAAATTCCGTGATTCCCGACAATCCCAATCAGCCGTATGATATGCGAGAGGTCATCGACGAAATCGTGGACGGAGGCAGTTTTTGGGAGGTACATAAATATTTTGCCGAAAATATCGTGGTAGGCTTTGCCCGCCTGGGAGGTCGCAGTATCGGTATTGTTGCCAATCAACCTGCCGTATTGGCGGGGGTGTTAGACATTGACTCCAGTACCAAGGGGGCGCGGTTTGTGCGTTTTTGCGACAGTTTCAACATCCCGTTGCTGGTATTGGAAGATGTGCCCGGCTTTTTGCCCGGTACCGATCAGGAATGGAACGCCATCATTACCAATGGAGCCAAGTTATTGTACGCTTTTTGCGAGGCAACGGTGCCGCGCGTAACGGTCATTACGCGCAAAGCCTACGGTGGTGCCTACGACGTAATGAACTCCAAACACATCGGCGCCGATATGAATTATGCCTGGCCAAGTGCCGAGATCGCCGTGATGGGCGCGGGAGGAGCGGCTGAGATCATTTTCAAAAAAGAAATTGCCGAAGCAGCCGATCCGGCGGCCAAATTGCAGGAAAAAATACAGGAATACACGACCAAGTTTGCCCATCCCTACCGGGCCGCTCACCGGGGGTACGTGGATGAGGTGATCTATCCGGAGCAGACCCGGGAAAAACTGCTGAGAGCGTTCAAAATGCTCGAAAACAAAGTGGCAATCTTGCCTAAGAAAAAACACGGAAACATACCTCTGTAA
- a CDS encoding helix-turn-helix domain-containing protein: MTTLLPSTDLSIDEKNISTLEIRISKEDAETVFNLLLQKGISFSCFQDKRENEYFHQISPKIPGTFHGKKVSVSIIEQLSVLHNEITNHITSKIPSVDEAAQRLGLSQSKFKSIFKKVYREPYYQYFKTQKLIQAKNLIEKEEYSVKEVSELLGYSEPIKFILVFKKRYQITPGKLKTKYHSDFTAMKKPQL; this comes from the coding sequence ATGACCACTTTACTCCCTTCTACTGATTTATCAATTGACGAAAAAAATATTTCCACGTTGGAGATTCGTATTTCAAAGGAAGATGCCGAAACTGTTTTTAATCTTTTACTTCAAAAAGGGATTTCGTTCAGTTGTTTTCAAGATAAAAGAGAAAACGAGTATTTTCACCAAATTTCCCCTAAAATTCCGGGCACCTTTCACGGTAAGAAAGTAAGTGTATCAATTATAGAACAGCTTTCTGTTCTGCATAATGAAATAACAAATCACATCACCAGCAAAATACCCTCGGTAGATGAAGCCGCTCAGCGCCTTGGTCTGAGCCAGTCAAAGTTTAAATCAATCTTCAAGAAGGTATACCGCGAGCCCTATTACCAGTACTTTAAGACACAAAAATTGATTCAGGCCAAAAATCTGATCGAAAAAGAAGAATATTCAGTCAAAGAAGTTTCTGAATTGTTGGGGTACTCAGAGCCAATCAAATTTATTTTGGTATTTAAGAAGCGTTACCAAATCACGCCCGGTAAACTGAAGACCAAATACCATTCCGATTTTACAGCGATGAAGAAACCGCAGCTTTAG
- a CDS encoding dioxygenase family protein encodes MKKLLILLILFCDCVFSQVQKVGGSCEDCELIYEGMPKELNWQIIMADAGEPGERMEISGIIYQKDGKKPAAGVILYVYHTDVKGEYTPAAGQVHARKHGHLRGWVQTDAQGHYKFNSIRPAAYPIRKFAAHIHPIIKEPGKNEYWIDEYQFEGDSLLTQKDRDNARNRGGSGIITLTKNEKGTWIGKRDIVLGKNVPDWGPLKN; translated from the coding sequence ATGAAAAAACTTCTTATTCTCTTGATTTTGTTTTGCGACTGTGTGTTTTCTCAAGTTCAGAAAGTAGGCGGAAGTTGTGAAGATTGTGAACTGATCTACGAAGGAATGCCCAAAGAACTTAATTGGCAAATCATCATGGCCGATGCCGGCGAACCGGGTGAACGCATGGAAATCAGTGGCATTATTTATCAAAAAGATGGTAAAAAGCCTGCCGCCGGCGTGATTTTGTACGTATACCACACCGACGTAAAAGGCGAATATACGCCTGCTGCCGGGCAGGTACACGCTCGTAAGCACGGGCATTTGCGCGGTTGGGTACAAACCGACGCACAGGGTCACTACAAATTCAATTCCATCCGCCCTGCTGCTTACCCCATCAGAAAGTTTGCAGCGCATATCCACCCCATTATCAAAGAGCCCGGTAAAAATGAGTATTGGATTGATGAATACCAATTTGAAGGAGATTCTTTATTAACGCAAAAGGACCGAGACAATGCCCGGAATCGAGGAGGCTCAGGCATTATCACATTAACCAAAAACGAAAAAGGAACTTGGATTGGGAAAAGGGATATTGTTCTGGGAAAGAATGTTCCTGATTGGGGACCGCTTAAAAATTAA
- a CDS encoding xanthine dehydrogenase family protein molybdopterin-binding subunit, with amino-acid sequence MKNTQNRRSFLKSSALAGGGMMLSFSWFSQAKAAEKMQESTLAEQWSELTGYIKITPDNVIKILCPNPEFGQNVMTSLPMMVAEELDADWRNVVVEMGPHDNVKLGPQFTGGSNSIRMYWKPLRTAGASARQMLVEAAAQTWSVPAAEITTKAGILSHSSGKSANYGEMAAKAASVPVPKEVKLKAPKDFSVVKKSKKNVEGQKIVTGKPLFGMDYRTDGMLIAMIQHPPAFGMKLKSFDAAAALKMPGIKEVFSFKLYDDGFEQGGFDTRTFNELIAVVGNTTWEVMNARKKLIVQWEPAGDVKETMMGRGGKREVTVPGRLETTGNQFELMAEYAQKPAQQLRKDGDPETAFKNAALIIERTYNAPFLAHNCMEPMNFFAHVMEDKAVVAGPIQAPGWAEPTLSKLLNLPADKIEIQMTRMGGGFGRRAYAQYMFEAARISQKVKAPVKLMYTREDDMTYGIYRPMYTATYRAALDSNKNLIGFHVKGGGIPENPVHANRFPAGAVDNYLAEGWEIPSNVTIGAFRAPRSNFNAAAEQSFLDELAEAMGKDPIQLRLELLKKAKENPVGKNNDYDANRYIGVLELLKEKSGWGKPENAGKKRGVAAYFCHASYAGHVVDMVMKDGQPYVESVTSAVDCGVVVNPDAARNMVQGAVVDGIGNSFYGALTHKDGTPEQNNFHTYRMIRHHEAPKKIDVHFVESDLDPTGLGEPPFPPVFGAVANALFKTTGKRYYNQPFAKELTMPKS; translated from the coding sequence ATGAAAAACACCCAAAATCGCCGTTCATTCCTCAAATCTTCTGCCTTGGCGGGAGGGGGAATGATGCTTAGTTTCAGTTGGTTTTCGCAGGCAAAAGCGGCCGAAAAAATGCAGGAATCAACGCTTGCCGAGCAATGGTCAGAACTGACGGGCTATATCAAAATTACGCCCGATAATGTCATTAAAATTCTTTGTCCCAACCCCGAGTTCGGGCAAAACGTCATGACTTCGCTGCCGATGATGGTTGCCGAAGAATTGGACGCGGATTGGAGAAACGTGGTGGTGGAAATGGGTCCGCACGACAACGTCAAATTAGGACCGCAGTTTACGGGAGGAAGTAATTCGATCCGAATGTACTGGAAACCTCTGAGAACTGCCGGTGCTTCGGCCCGACAAATGCTCGTTGAAGCGGCGGCGCAAACGTGGAGCGTGCCGGCCGCTGAAATCACCACCAAAGCAGGCATTTTGTCGCATTCGAGCGGCAAATCGGCAAACTACGGCGAAATGGCCGCGAAAGCCGCTTCCGTCCCGGTGCCCAAAGAGGTCAAGTTGAAAGCCCCGAAAGATTTTTCGGTGGTCAAAAAATCAAAGAAAAACGTAGAAGGGCAAAAAATAGTCACCGGCAAGCCGCTTTTTGGGATGGATTACCGCACTGACGGAATGTTGATCGCCATGATCCAGCATCCGCCGGCCTTTGGTATGAAACTCAAATCATTTGATGCCGCTGCCGCCCTCAAAATGCCGGGCATTAAAGAGGTGTTCAGTTTTAAACTCTATGACGACGGTTTCGAGCAGGGCGGGTTTGATACCCGTACTTTCAACGAGTTGATTGCGGTGGTGGGCAATACCACGTGGGAAGTGATGAATGCCCGCAAAAAACTGATCGTGCAGTGGGAACCTGCCGGCGACGTAAAAGAAACCATGATGGGCAGGGGCGGAAAAAGGGAAGTGACCGTTCCGGGCCGACTGGAAACCACGGGCAATCAATTTGAACTAATGGCAGAATATGCCCAAAAACCGGCGCAGCAGTTGCGAAAAGACGGCGACCCCGAAACGGCCTTCAAAAATGCGGCGCTGATCATTGAACGCACCTACAATGCCCCGTTTTTGGCCCACAACTGCATGGAGCCGATGAATTTCTTCGCCCACGTGATGGAAGATAAAGCAGTAGTGGCCGGACCTATTCAGGCTCCGGGCTGGGCAGAGCCTACGCTGTCCAAACTGTTAAACCTGCCGGCCGATAAGATCGAAATTCAGATGACCCGTATGGGCGGAGGTTTTGGTCGCCGGGCCTATGCGCAGTATATGTTTGAAGCGGCCCGTATCTCTCAAAAAGTCAAAGCGCCCGTCAAACTCATGTACACCCGCGAAGATGACATGACCTACGGAATCTATCGCCCCATGTACACGGCCACCTACCGGGCCGCGTTAGACTCCAATAAAAACCTGATCGGCTTTCACGTCAAAGGGGGCGGTATCCCCGAAAATCCGGTTCATGCCAATCGGTTTCCCGCCGGGGCAGTGGATAATTATTTGGCCGAAGGCTGGGAAATTCCCTCCAATGTAACCATCGGGGCCTTTCGGGCGCCGCGTTCCAATTTCAACGCAGCGGCTGAGCAGTCGTTTTTAGACGAATTGGCCGAAGCCATGGGCAAAGACCCCATCCAACTTCGCCTGGAATTGCTGAAAAAAGCGAAAGAAAACCCGGTGGGAAAAAATAATGATTACGATGCCAACCGATACATCGGCGTTCTGGAACTGCTGAAAGAAAAATCGGGCTGGGGCAAACCCGAAAATGCGGGTAAAAAACGAGGAGTAGCTGCCTATTTCTGTCATGCTTCGTATGCCGGCCACGTGGTGGATATGGTCATGAAAGACGGACAGCCGTATGTGGAGTCGGTCACTTCTGCCGTTGATTGTGGCGTGGTGGTCAACCCCGATGCGGCTCGAAATATGGTGCAGGGCGCTGTAGTGGATGGCATCGGAAACTCTTTTTACGGAGCATTAACCCACAAAGACGGTACTCCCGAACAGAATAATTTCCATACTTACCGTATGATTCGCCACCATGAAGCACCGAAGAAGATAGACGTGCATTTTGTGGAAAGCGACCTTGACCCGACGGGTTTAGGTGAGCCGCCTTTTCCGCCGGTCTTCGGAGCGGTGGCCAATGCATTATTTAAAACAACGGGCAAACGCTATTACAATCAGCCTTTTGCGAAAGAATTGACCATGCCTAAATCGTAA
- a CDS encoding (2Fe-2S)-binding protein produces the protein MAKYNLKINGKIRPVDLDPSTPILWVLRDHLNLPGTKFGCGMAQCGACTVHLDGKAVRSCVLPVSAIGKQEITTIEGLSANGDHPVQKAWLEHDVAQCGYCQSGQIMSAVALLKSNPHPSDADIEAGMSGNICRCGTYLRIKEAIKTASKV, from the coding sequence ATGGCTAAATATAATCTTAAGATCAACGGTAAAATCCGCCCGGTGGATTTAGACCCTTCTACCCCCATTCTCTGGGTATTGCGAGATCATCTGAACCTACCCGGTACCAAATTCGGGTGCGGCATGGCTCAATGCGGCGCCTGTACGGTCCATTTAGACGGAAAGGCGGTTCGTTCGTGCGTTTTGCCTGTGTCAGCAATCGGCAAACAGGAGATCACCACCATCGAGGGCTTATCGGCTAACGGCGATCATCCCGTTCAGAAAGCCTGGCTCGAACACGATGTAGCGCAATGCGGCTACTGTCAGTCGGGACAGATCATGAGTGCCGTGGCCTTGTTGAAAAGCAACCCCCATCCGAGCGATGCCGATATTGAAGCCGGCATGAGTGGAAATATCTGCCGTTGCGGTACCTACCTGCGCATCAAAGAAGCCATCAAAACCGCCTCCAAAGTATAA
- a CDS encoding helix-turn-helix domain-containing protein, whose translation MDSLRRFDTISDYNLFNNNETHHPLVSVVDLSKAAPRQGSRMYFGFYTIFLKDVKCGDLVYGRHTYDYQEGTLVFLAPGQVAGVNSNGETYQPKGYALVFHPDLLLGTSLGRHMQDYTFFGYQSNEALHLSEEERKIVLDCFSKINYELERAIDKHSKRLIVSNIELFLNYCVRFYDRQFIIRDHVNNNILGRFEVLLNEYFQSKESQTAGLPTVAFCAERLHLSANYFGDLVKKETGKTAQEYIQFKLLEAAKERIFDRTKTVNEIAYELGFKYPQHFSRFFKDRTGQTPNEYRTLHSN comes from the coding sequence ATGGACAGTCTGCGACGATTTGACACAATAAGTGATTACAACCTATTCAACAATAATGAAACGCACCACCCGCTGGTGAGTGTCGTTGACTTATCGAAGGCGGCACCTCGACAGGGTTCGCGGATGTATTTCGGCTTTTATACGATTTTTCTGAAAGATGTAAAATGCGGTGATTTGGTGTACGGTCGGCATACGTATGACTACCAGGAAGGTACGCTGGTTTTTCTGGCACCCGGACAGGTAGCGGGCGTTAACAGTAACGGAGAAACCTATCAGCCCAAGGGATATGCGCTGGTCTTCCATCCTGATCTGCTGCTCGGCACTTCTCTCGGGCGGCACATGCAGGATTATACGTTCTTTGGCTATCAATCCAATGAAGCGCTTCATTTGTCGGAAGAGGAGCGGAAGATTGTGTTGGATTGTTTCTCGAAAATTAATTATGAATTGGAACGGGCCATTGACAAGCACAGTAAACGATTGATTGTCTCCAATATCGAACTGTTTTTAAACTATTGCGTCCGTTTTTACGACCGACAATTTATTATCCGCGATCATGTAAATAACAACATTCTGGGCAGATTTGAGGTTTTATTGAACGAGTATTTTCAATCAAAAGAATCGCAAACGGCCGGCTTGCCTACCGTTGCCTTTTGTGCCGAACGCTTACATTTATCGGCAAACTATTTCGGTGATTTGGTAAAAAAAGAAACGGGAAAAACGGCGCAGGAATACATCCAATTCAAGTTGCTGGAAGCAGCGAAAGAGCGGATTTTTGACCGGACCAAAACCGTCAATGAGATTGCTTATGAATTGGGGTTTAAATATCCTCAGCACTTCAGCCGCTTTTTTAAAGACCGAACGGGACAAACGCCCAACGAGTACCGCACCTTACACTCCAATTGA
- a CDS encoding aldo/keto reductase encodes MQQVTLNNGIQMPILGFGVFQVVDLAECERSVADAINTGYRLIDTAASYRNEEAVGKGIKRSGVPREELFITTKLWIQSNGYEGTMKAFEDSLKKLQLDYLDLYLMHQPYGDVYGEWRAMQELYKEGRVKAIGVSNFHPDRLIDLIVHNEIVPAVNQIETHPFNQQIETQLFLEENKVQIESWGPFAEGKNNIFQNELLLSIGQKYGKSVAQVVLRWLTQRGVVAIPKSVRKERMEENFNVFDFELSAEEMEVIKTLDTKTSSFFDHRDPAMVKWLGERK; translated from the coding sequence ATGCAACAGGTAACATTAAATAACGGCATTCAAATGCCTATCCTCGGATTCGGCGTTTTTCAGGTAGTAGACTTGGCAGAGTGTGAAAGAAGCGTAGCAGATGCCATCAACACAGGGTATCGTTTGATTGATACCGCCGCTTCCTACAGAAACGAAGAGGCGGTGGGAAAGGGGATTAAAAGAAGCGGTGTTCCAAGAGAAGAGCTCTTTATTACGACCAAATTGTGGATACAGTCCAATGGGTATGAGGGCACCATGAAGGCTTTCGAAGATTCGTTAAAAAAACTGCAATTGGATTATCTGGACTTATACCTGATGCATCAGCCCTATGGGGATGTGTATGGGGAATGGAGGGCCATGCAGGAGTTGTACAAAGAGGGCCGAGTAAAAGCCATTGGCGTAAGCAACTTTCATCCGGACCGATTGATTGACCTGATCGTTCACAATGAAATCGTCCCGGCGGTCAATCAGATCGAAACCCATCCTTTCAACCAACAAATCGAAACACAGCTCTTTTTAGAAGAAAACAAGGTGCAAATCGAGTCGTGGGGTCCTTTTGCCGAAGGTAAAAACAATATCTTTCAGAATGAGCTATTGCTTTCCATTGGCCAAAAATACGGCAAGTCCGTGGCGCAGGTGGTGTTGCGGTGGCTTACCCAACGGGGAGTGGTAGCCATCCCGAAATCTGTGCGTAAGGAAAGAATGGAAGAAAATTTTAACGTATTTGATTTTGAACTGAGTGCCGAAGAGATGGAAGTCATCAAAACATTGGACACTAAAACGAGCAGCTTTTTTGACCACCGCGACCCGGCCATGGTCAAATGGCTGGGCGAACGAAAATAG
- a CDS encoding xanthine dehydrogenase family protein molybdopterin-binding subunit, protein MEKVKTTYNRRSFLKASALSGGGMMLSIGWLSSFKSAETQGLTNLPLDFNELNGFVKITADNVIKIMSPNPEGGQGVKTSMPMIVAEELDVDFSKIVIEQADLDTKHFTRQFIGGSQAIHQGWKPLRTAGATARQMLMEAAGKTWSVPVEEVSTEAGVLYHKKSGKTAKYGEMATAAAQIPVPKEVKLKNVNEFKIIGKSQRNVDLEKIVSGKPLFGIDTQKEGMLIAMIVHPPAFGMKFKSTDDAAVRKMKGIKDVFPVKIFHDDYERQYFDTTTFLEVVAIVGNSTWEVMQAKKALEIEWEPFADYSEKKNMLGRKLTAKVPAGLESTADHYSKMATMADKPATVRRKDGDPETAFKNAAKVLERTYTGPFLAHNCMEPMNFFAHVTEEKAELAGPIQKPENTELALSARLGMPVEKIDIKMTRLGGGFGRRSYAHWLIEAALISQKMKAPVKLLYTREDDMTSGIYRSAYSATYRAALDANNNLIGFHVKAGGVPESPLFANRFPAGAVENYLAEDWSIETNLTVGSFRAPRSNFMAAAEQSFLDEVAETAGKDPIAFRLELLKRAKESPVGKNNEYEPERYAGVLELVREKSGYEQTKNSKNLGVSAYFCHDSYAAHVFDLEMKEGIPVVNKVFCAVDCGIVINPNAAKNMTEGAIVDGIGTALFGNMTFTKGVPDKSNFNRYRMIRMNEAPKQINVHFVQNTIDPSGMGEPAYPPVFGALANALYKATGRRFYNQPFNSALPEQ, encoded by the coding sequence ATGGAAAAAGTAAAAACAACCTACAATCGTCGTTCATTCCTCAAAGCCTCAGCCCTTTCCGGTGGAGGAATGATGCTCAGTATTGGCTGGTTATCAAGTTTTAAATCAGCCGAAACTCAGGGACTGACTAATCTTCCTCTTGATTTTAATGAACTGAACGGTTTTGTGAAAATTACCGCCGATAACGTCATCAAGATTATGTCGCCTAATCCCGAAGGCGGGCAGGGCGTAAAGACTTCCATGCCCATGATCGTAGCCGAAGAACTGGACGTGGATTTTTCAAAAATCGTCATCGAACAGGCCGATCTGGACACCAAGCATTTTACCCGACAGTTTATCGGAGGCAGCCAGGCGATCCATCAGGGTTGGAAACCACTGCGTACCGCAGGAGCCACGGCGCGGCAAATGCTCATGGAAGCGGCGGGCAAAACATGGAGCGTGCCCGTAGAAGAAGTAAGCACTGAAGCAGGCGTATTGTACCATAAAAAGTCAGGAAAAACGGCCAAGTATGGGGAGATGGCTACGGCCGCTGCCCAAATTCCCGTTCCGAAAGAGGTAAAGTTAAAAAACGTCAACGAGTTTAAAATCATCGGTAAAAGCCAACGCAACGTTGATTTAGAGAAGATTGTCAGCGGCAAACCGTTGTTTGGCATTGATACCCAAAAAGAGGGAATGCTCATTGCCATGATCGTGCATCCGCCGGCCTTTGGCATGAAATTCAAATCAACTGACGATGCAGCCGTCCGAAAAATGAAAGGGATCAAGGACGTTTTTCCCGTTAAGATTTTTCATGACGATTACGAACGGCAGTATTTCGATACCACTACTTTTTTGGAAGTGGTGGCCATTGTGGGGAATTCTACCTGGGAGGTAATGCAGGCAAAAAAAGCCCTGGAAATCGAATGGGAGCCGTTTGCCGATTATTCCGAAAAGAAAAATATGCTGGGCCGAAAACTGACAGCCAAAGTGCCGGCAGGCTTGGAAAGCACGGCCGACCATTATTCAAAAATGGCGACAATGGCCGATAAGCCGGCGACCGTTCGGCGCAAAGACGGAGACCCCGAAACGGCCTTTAAAAACGCGGCAAAAGTGCTGGAAAGAACCTATACGGGGCCTTTTTTGGCGCACAATTGCATGGAACCCATGAACTTCTTTGCGCACGTCACCGAGGAGAAAGCTGAATTGGCCGGTCCGATCCAAAAACCCGAAAATACCGAATTGGCTTTATCGGCGCGTTTGGGAATGCCGGTAGAGAAAATTGATATAAAAATGACGCGCCTCGGGGGAGGCTTCGGGCGACGTTCGTACGCACACTGGTTGATCGAAGCGGCCCTGATCTCTCAAAAAATGAAAGCCCCTGTGAAGTTGCTCTATACCCGGGAAGATGATATGACGTCGGGTATTTATCGCTCGGCTTATTCGGCTACCTACCGGGCGGCGTTGGATGCCAACAATAATTTGATTGGCTTCCACGTCAAAGCCGGCGGAGTGCCGGAATCGCCTTTGTTTGCCAATCGTTTTCCGGCCGGCGCGGTGGAGAATTATTTGGCCGAAGACTGGAGTATCGAAACCAATCTTACCGTGGGCTCTTTTCGGGCTCCGCGCTCCAATTTTATGGCCGCGGCCGAGCAGTCTTTTTTGGATGAAGTGGCCGAAACGGCAGGAAAAGACCCCATTGCTTTCCGCTTGGAATTATTGAAACGAGCCAAAGAAAGTCCCGTTGGCAAAAACAACGAGTACGAACCGGAGCGTTATGCCGGTGTTTTGGAACTGGTTCGGGAAAAATCAGGCTATGAACAAACCAAAAACTCCAAGAACTTGGGCGTTTCGGCCTATTTTTGCCATGATTCGTACGCCGCTCATGTGTTTGATCTGGAAATGAAAGAGGGTATACCGGTTGTAAATAAGGTGTTTTGTGCCGTAGATTGCGGTATCGTGATCAATCCCAATGCGGCCAAAAACATGACCGAAGGTGCCATCGTGGACGGCATTGGTACAGCTTTGTTTGGGAATATGACCTTCACGAAGGGCGTACCTGATAAAAGCAATTTTAACAGGTACCGCATGATCCGTATGAATGAAGCCCCCAAGCAGATTAATGTGCATTTTGTACAAAACACCATTGACCCTTCCGGAATGGGCGAACCGGCCTATCCGCCGGTGTTCGGAGCGTTGGCCAATGCCCTTTACAAAGCGACGGGAAGGCGATTCTATAATCAGCCTTTTAATTCGGCCTTACCTGAGCAATAA
- a CDS encoding LysE family translocator, with protein sequence MNTNDFLLFAFATLMLNLTPGTDMIYVATRSTTQGTTAGIVSALGIAGGCLVHTFASVVGLSVLISESAVAFNVVKFLGVGYLCYLGITSLISKEKLPTPAKLESTPLKEIFWQGVYTNVLNPKVALFFLAFLPQFADTHSDDFKWQVLGLGAWFNVSGTLVNILVAVLFGKAGSYLNQFPHFSRIQNKMTGGMMLGLGVCLAFAKRAE encoded by the coding sequence ATGAATACCAATGATTTCCTCCTTTTTGCATTTGCTACTTTAATGCTCAATCTTACGCCCGGCACCGACATGATTTATGTGGCTACGCGCAGCACTACGCAAGGTACCACAGCGGGAATTGTATCGGCGTTAGGAATTGCGGGCGGGTGCTTGGTGCATACTTTTGCCTCAGTTGTGGGACTTTCCGTCCTGATCTCAGAATCTGCCGTGGCATTCAATGTCGTCAAATTTCTGGGGGTTGGGTATTTGTGCTATTTGGGAATTACCTCATTGATAAGCAAAGAAAAACTACCGACTCCAGCCAAGCTTGAATCAACGCCTCTGAAAGAAATCTTTTGGCAGGGAGTGTATACCAACGTCTTGAATCCGAAAGTAGCCTTATTTTTCTTGGCATTTTTACCCCAGTTTGCCGATACGCACTCCGACGATTTTAAGTGGCAGGTGTTGGGATTGGGAGCGTGGTTTAATGTTTCGGGAACGCTGGTAAATATTTTGGTAGCTGTATTGTTTGGAAAAGCAGGAAGTTATCTAAACCAATTTCCTCATTTTTCGCGCATTCAAAATAAAATGACGGGAGGGATGATGCTGGGTTTGGGTGTCTGTTTAGCGTTTGCCAAACGAGCGGAATAA